In one window of Gracilimonas sp. DNA:
- the rplW gene encoding 50S ribosomal protein L23 has protein sequence MSIIVKPVITEKLSRLQEEGKYTFEVAKNASKPEIKKAVEATYPGVKVAKVNTAIMPSKPKGRYTRSGYQAGRTKVWKKAIVTVKEGEIDFFAEI, from the coding sequence ATGAGTATTATTGTAAAACCAGTTATTACTGAGAAATTAAGTAGACTTCAAGAAGAAGGTAAATATACTTTTGAAGTTGCTAAAAATGCGAGTAAACCCGAGATCAAGAAAGCCGTTGAGGCAACTTATCCGGGAGTAAAAGTGGCTAAAGTTAATACCGCGATCATGCCTTCTAAACCAAAAGGCAGATATACACGAAGCGGTTACCAGGCAGGCCGAACGAAGGTCTGGAAAAAAGCCATTGTAACTGTCAAAGAAGGCGAAATTGATTTCTTTG
- the rplC gene encoding 50S ribosomal protein L3, which translates to MSGLIGKKVGMTSVFDNAGRNIPVTVIEIEPCAITQIKTEETDGYTAVQLAAFDRKEKNVSKAVKGHFAKAGVSARHHVVEFRDFIPEGLDIGDELNISDVFTVGDTVDVVANSKGRGFTGVVKRHNFAGVGDATHGQHNRLRAPGAIGNASDPSKVFKGMRMAGQSGNERVKIKNLSVANILEDSNVILVTGSIPGPKGGYVEIHNKTSVIN; encoded by the coding sequence ATGAGTGGTTTGATAGGAAAAAAAGTTGGTATGACAAGCGTGTTTGATAACGCGGGACGGAATATTCCGGTAACCGTTATTGAAATTGAACCTTGTGCTATTACCCAGATCAAAACAGAAGAAACAGACGGTTACACTGCTGTTCAGCTTGCTGCTTTTGATCGTAAAGAAAAAAATGTAAGCAAAGCTGTTAAAGGCCATTTTGCAAAAGCAGGAGTATCTGCTAGGCATCATGTAGTTGAATTCAGGGATTTTATTCCTGAAGGCCTTGATATAGGTGACGAACTTAATATCAGTGATGTGTTCACCGTAGGTGACACTGTAGATGTAGTGGCAAATTCAAAAGGCCGGGGATTTACAGGTGTAGTCAAGCGCCACAATTTTGCTGGTGTAGGTGATGCAACTCACGGGCAGCACAATCGCTTGAGAGCTCCCGGTGCAATCGGTAATGCTTCGGATCCTTCTAAAGTATTTAAAGGAATGCGGATGGCCGGTCAGTCTGGAAATGAGCGGGTTAAGATTAAGAACTTAAGCGTCGCTAATATTTTGGAAGACTCAAATGTAATTTTGGTTACTGGATCAATTCCGGGACCAAAAGGCGGCTACGTAGAAATTCACAATAAAACGTCTGTTATCAACTAG
- the rplD gene encoding 50S ribosomal protein L4, which translates to MKLDIYKIDGSKSSKKAELSDAIFAIEPNDVVLYEDVRRHLANKRQGTAKTKERAEVKGSTKKMYRQKGTGNARRGDIKSPLLRKGGTVFGPKPRDYGFKMNKKTRQLARKSALSLKASAEGIIVVKDFSFDEPKTSQVADILKAFEADGKKVMILTSETDINVYKSARNIPKVQVLEGYKPNTYQIMNADIILIQESAVAVLENSVEGKTEEAAA; encoded by the coding sequence ATGAAATTAGATATTTATAAAATAGACGGATCAAAAAGTAGCAAGAAAGCTGAACTCAGCGATGCAATCTTTGCCATCGAACCGAATGATGTGGTTCTTTATGAAGATGTTCGTCGTCACTTGGCCAACAAGCGCCAGGGTACGGCAAAAACGAAAGAGCGAGCTGAAGTAAAAGGAAGCACGAAGAAAATGTATCGCCAAAAAGGAACGGGCAATGCTCGTCGTGGTGATATTAAGTCTCCCTTGCTTAGAAAAGGTGGAACTGTTTTTGGTCCCAAGCCACGTGATTATGGCTTTAAAATGAATAAGAAAACCCGGCAATTGGCCCGGAAGTCTGCACTTTCTTTGAAAGCAAGCGCCGAAGGAATCATAGTTGTGAAAGATTTTTCATTTGATGAGCCTAAAACTTCACAAGTAGCAGATATTCTAAAGGCATTTGAAGCTGACGGAAAAAAAGTAATGATTCTGACAAGCGAAACAGATATCAACGTTTACAAATCTGCACGGAATATTCCCAAAGTTCAGGTATTGGAAGGCTATAAGCCTAACACTTACCAAATTATGAACGCGGATATAATCTTGATTCAGGAAAGTGCCGTAGCAGTTTTGGAAAATAGTGTTGAAGGTAAAACTGAAGAGGCTGCAGCATGA
- the rpsJ gene encoding 30S ribosomal protein S10, which yields MATQQKIRIKLKSYDHNLIDKSAEKIIQTVKSTGAVVSGPIPLPTRKSIITVNKSVFVDKKSREQFEYRSHKRLIDILSTGSQTVDALMKLELPSGVDVEIKV from the coding sequence GTGGCAACACAACAGAAAATCAGAATCAAATTGAAGTCATACGATCATAATTTGATCGATAAATCAGCTGAAAAGATTATTCAGACTGTGAAATCTACTGGTGCGGTAGTATCGGGACCAATCCCGCTGCCCACTCGTAAAAGCATCATTACGGTAAATAAATCCGTATTTGTTGATAAGAAATCACGTGAGCAATTTGAGTATCGTTCTCATAAGCGTCTCATTGATATTCTTTCAACAGGATCACAAACCGTTGATGCATTGATGAAGCTGGAATTACCTTCCGGCGTTGATGTAGAAATTAAAGTATAA